One Glycine soja cultivar W05 chromosome 7, ASM419377v2, whole genome shotgun sequence genomic window, ATTGTGCGAACTCCTCTCAGGGCTTTCTTGAGGAATCGTTTGTCACTTGTATCTCCTGCCATTGACTTTGCAACAAGCATCATGTGATCAATAATAAGACTAAAAAATAGACAGAACTACAAACAAACAATAAACAGTTACTATATGCTAGTGGTTTTGCAAATTAACTTCACCCACCTCAACATAACTTCCAAAGGCTTCAAGTGCAACCCTTTTATCCTTCACCAATGTCTTTACTCGAGCTTTTTTCACAATCAATGACAATATCACCATCTACATAAGCCAGAAAATATGGCTAAAAAGTCagaattcacttgataatgTAAATCAATCATGGTTATGAATACAACACATTTTAGAATTTGAGGTGACTTGTTGACAAAAAAGATAGAAGACAATGTATTGTCGAATGGAATTGGATCATCTAGTCAAGATGtatatcataaatcatgcagTTTGGAGTTGGACACTTATGGCCCTTCCTTTTTTTCTCCCCACTTATTGTAATTTTCATCTGTTATATCtatctataaaaaatatatatatatatatatatatatatatatgaaatcagAATTTCAAGATTCTGATGCATCAAGTTATCAAGCAAGGCTTTAGGCTTGAAAAAAAGTTGACAAAAAAGGCAAGCAGACCTGACCCGTCTCACTATCTCCATCTGTTACCAGCACTGCATCCCTCACTTCATCTTCTGTTTAGAAACACTTGTGTCAAAAGAAAATCACCAATGCtaaaaacaaatgataataagaTTCCCGTGCAAATATAAGCATTGCTATTTATGGATCACTGTGCCATATTTGCTCACCTGGATAATCATCCTCATCATCTTCTATGGCAGTACCATCTTTTTCAAGGATATCAGGTGCACCATACCACTTCCTTAATTTGGGACCCCCTGAAAATCAACAGAAAATCAAAGGCAATCAGCAAAACAAGGTGGAAACAAAAAGGAGGAAACAAGGTTTTAAACAGCAGTCCGTGACCGTGATAGCAGCCACATCATCAAGAACTTTAGAGCTTCCTAATCACATTGCAACAGCAATTATGGCCACATCAGTCAAAtttattgcaattttttttccgATATCAAAGATCGTGACGAAATCACAACCGCAACTGAACTTTGAACGGAAAATTGATTATAAGATTAAGAACAAAACATAAAGATGAGCTATGCTTAGAAAGTAGCCACCTTCAATGTAATCCAGAATTTGCTCCATAAAACTGAGTTTCTTCTTAGCATGACACACAACAAGAGACGGAACAACTGAACCATTCTCTCTGCTGAATAGGAAAGAGGAACCAAATGATGTTCCTGAACGTTGAGAATTCAAAGGAACAGACTTTTGAAACGACAGAGTGGAAGAAAGCGTAGCAGCATACGCCAACACCATTGTTGGCAGTGTCACAACACTCCAACCGTTTCTTCCCGCTAGAAAGGATAACGCATTTCTTACCAATGAATAATGATTCAATATTTCCTTAATAATTGATAATCCCTGAAATAAATATTCAATCTTTTTAATCACAGCCGTCAAAAAACTTGAATTACATGATACATTGATACTAACCGTTGGATCATGCCAACCTAACAACTCAAACTCCTCaatgcaccccctttttctATCTAGGGTTTTCCACAACCAAATTGCATAGAAGAAGCTGCGTTTTTTCTTCAGAAACTCAAGACCCAGATGAGCAAAAAGACAAAGGCGAGTCCTAATTTCACTTTTCCCCCACCAATCAAGTGgaaagtttcaatttttgtttctgggatttttttgtgaaatataGAACAAGTGAAGACCATTTTTTATGACTTATTTTTGTGTTGAACATTTATGGAGTAATCACGTTAAGCTTTTGCAATTAAGGTGATTCCCCCAAAAATTTGATTATACATAATCacatatttttagtatttttagtagAGGTAGTAGGGTCTGAGCAGTATTGGCTACTTCTTATACTTGTGCAATTAAGACACTTGTATTCTCTAATTAGAATAAGATAGG contains:
- the LOC114418150 gene encoding uncharacterized protein LOC114418150 → MVLAYAATLSSTLSFQKSVPLNSQRSGTSFGSSFLFSRENGSVVPSLVVCHAKKKLSFMEQILDYIEGGPKLRKWYGAPDILEKDGTAIEDDEDDYPEDEVRDAVLVTDGDSETGQMVILSLIVKKARVKTLVKDKRVALEAFGSYVESMAGDTSDKRFLKKALRGVRTIICPNEGFLSSVGSLQGVQHVIVLSQLSVYGGKSGFQSMMKSNAKKLAEQDESVLKTSGIPYTIIRTGALLDAPGGKRGFTFDEGCAARGSISKEDAAFVCVAALDCVPQTGFIFEVANGDNKVSDWKECLATLMEETSQKLQ